A window from Triticum aestivum cultivar Chinese Spring chromosome 6D, IWGSC CS RefSeq v2.1, whole genome shotgun sequence encodes these proteins:
- the LOC123141878 gene encoding auxin-responsive protein SAUR32, with translation MQGDQAEKKGKVKKGWLAVRVGQAQAEQQGDGFRRFVIPIAYLYHPLFQRLLEAARDTYGYNSAGPLWLPCSVDEFLRLRALVDRETAHSHSSSHRVHAGGHQQQAYSRAKITS, from the coding sequence ATGCAAGGGGACCAGGCGGAGaagaaggggaaggtgaagaagggGTGGCTGGCGGTGCGGGTCGGCCAGGCCCAGGCGGAGCAGCAGGGCGACGGCTTCCGGCGGTTCGTCATCCCCATCGCCTACCTCTACCATCCGCTCTTCCAGCGGCTGCTGGAGGCGGCCCGGGACACGTACGGCTACAACTCGGCCGGCCCGCTCTGGCTGCCCTGCTCCGTCGACGAGTTCCTCCGCCTCCGCGCGCTCGTCGACCGGGAGACGGCGCACTCGCACTCCTCGTCGCACCGCGTGCACGCCGGCGGCCACCAGCAGCAGGCCTACTCCCGCGCCAAAATCACGTCCTGA